The DNA window GATGGTGGCCCGCGCATGACGGAGCTTCTCGTTGCCCTGTGCGCGGTGTTCCTCGTGGTCATGGGCGTCAGGCCCGCATCGCCTGACAAGGGGGCAGTCCCCTTGTCACCTTTTATGGGCGGCAAGGCCGGCATCGCTTGACAAGGGGACAGTCCCTTTGTCACCTCTTCTGAAGGGAATCACATGAGTACGGCTCACTCGTTCGTCACACCGCATCACATCGTCTACGGGCAGGGCGCGCTCGCAAGCGCCGCGGGGCGCCTCGCGCGCATGGGCACGCGCGCGCTCATCGTCACGGACTCCGTCATGGTCAAGCTTGGCAACCTCGGCCGCGTCACCGACGTGCTCGACGCGGCCGGCATCACCTACCACGTCTACGACGAGGTCAACTCCGAGCCCATCGACCGCATGGTGGAGAAGGGCGTTGCCCTCTATGCCGAGCAGGGCTGCGACTTCATGATCGCCCTGGGCGGAGGAAGCCCCATTGACACAATGAAGGCCATCGCCATGTGCGCCGCCTCGGGCGCGCCGATCGCCTCGTTCATGGGCAAGCCCTACACCGGCCCCGTCTGTCCCATGGTCGCCATCCCCACCACGGCGGGCACGGGCTCGGAGGCCACGCAGTTCACGATCATCACCGACACCACCCACGACGTGAAGATGCTCATCGCGGGCACGCCGCTCATCCCCGAGCTCGCCATCGTGGACCCCGCGTTCACGATGACCGCCCCCGCGAGCGTCACGGCCGCCACGGGCGTCGACGCGCTGTGCCACGCCATCGAGTCGTTCACCTCGCGCAAGGCCCAGCCGCTCTCGCGCACGTTCTCGCTGTCTGCCGCCAAGCGCATCTTCGCCAACCTCGCCACCTGCGTGGCCGAGCCCGGCAACGTCGAGGCCCGCACGCAGATGTCGATCGCCGCAACCGAGGCGGGCATCGCGTTCAACAACTCGTCCGTCACGATCATCCACGGCATGAGCCGCCCCATCGGCGCGCTGTTCCACGTGCCGCACGGCCTGTCAAACGCCATGCTCATGGAGGCGTGCTTCGACTTCGCGCTCGACGGCGCCTACCCCGAGTTCGCCGAGGTCGCGCGCTACTGCGGGCTCACGAGCGCCGAGGATGACGAGCAGGCCGCACGCGACCTCATGACCGCCATCCACGAGCTTCTCGGCGCCGTGGGCATCCCCACACTCGCGGAGTTCGGCGTGGGACGCGACCAGTTCCACGCGGCCATCGACAAGATGGCGGCAGACGCCGAGGCAAGCGGCAGCCCCGCCAACACCATCAAGCCCGTGACGCAGGCCGACATGAAGGTCATCTACCAGCGAGTCTACTCGTAAGTGGCGCCGCCCCGTGAGTCCCGCACGGAACAGCGCCACCTCGTCCCTACTGCGCCGCCGCCCGCGTATCCTCCACGCCGGCGGCGGCGCAGTACTGCTCGAGGTTGCTGCGAAACACCAGCTGCACGGGCCCCATCTGGACGTCCTCGGCGGGGCGCTTG is part of the Parolsenella massiliensis genome and encodes:
- a CDS encoding iron-containing alcohol dehydrogenase, with the translated sequence MSTAHSFVTPHHIVYGQGALASAAGRLARMGTRALIVTDSVMVKLGNLGRVTDVLDAAGITYHVYDEVNSEPIDRMVEKGVALYAEQGCDFMIALGGGSPIDTMKAIAMCAASGAPIASFMGKPYTGPVCPMVAIPTTAGTGSEATQFTIITDTTHDVKMLIAGTPLIPELAIVDPAFTMTAPASVTAATGVDALCHAIESFTSRKAQPLSRTFSLSAAKRIFANLATCVAEPGNVEARTQMSIAATEAGIAFNNSSVTIIHGMSRPIGALFHVPHGLSNAMLMEACFDFALDGAYPEFAEVARYCGLTSAEDDEQAARDLMTAIHELLGAVGIPTLAEFGVGRDQFHAAIDKMAADAEASGSPANTIKPVTQADMKVIYQRVYS